A stretch of DNA from Schizosaccharomyces osmophilus chromosome 2, complete sequence:
GGATGTTCTCAAACGTTCAATGTCTGAAAATAATTGTCCCGCTTGGGCATGCAAAGCGGCCATTTCCTGACGTTCAATACTTTGTAACTCACTGCGCAAATGAGCAAAATCGACCTTTTGTTGATACATGACCCGGTCTTGTTGTTCTTTCGTCACCAAATATCCACTCATCTTTTTATGGCTAAGGACAGTTAGAATCTTGCCTTTTCGCCCTCATTTTACTTACGAATCTGCGTAAATTTTAGAAATGGTCTTCGTAAATATTTCtgcatttttcttctggaTGCCGACCTCCTGTAAGCCACGAATAAAACCTAATGTATTGAATCCATGATACAATCTTCGCGGTATAAATAAAGGAGTATTCGACTTTATAAATGAAGGACTGAATAAGcaaggatttgaaaaattagGAACAGgtgaaatttttgaacaaattGGATATCTTGAAAGGATGCGCATTAGAAGTGAATTGGCAGAGTCTAGGGAGGTTTGGTCGCattggaaaaaaggaaagaaaagctatTCTCATAAAGAGAGATCAGCAAACATGTTTAAAAGATAATAAAGgatagaagaagaattgattAAATTTCAATGGGCATATCTCGAAACATGGAGGCGTCGAAAGCAGCAACCATGAGTTGCAAAGCATCAGACGTATACTTGGAATCATTTCCTGCGTTGTGAAGACAGAATGGAGGTATATTTAACATTTTTAACATATTTCGAAGACCTACATACATTTCGGAAAGGTTCAAACCGAGCTTGGATGCTTCAAAATAGGAAAATATGTTCTGCGTATCCAACGTTATGACTTTAGAAGGGATAGTAACGCCCAAAAGTTGCAAATATCTTAGTTCATTAGGAATTCCATGGGCGACTAGAATTATACTCGGAATCTGAAGTATTTCGTTTAGTTTTTCCCGGAGTACTGCCTTTGTCAGAAAAAGGGACTGTCCAAACCGAAAGTTGTCTACTTCATCAGGAACATACTTTCCATTTCGAAGATGTGAATGATTCGTAAGACGATAGTGGAACGATTGCCATTGATCGCTTACTCTAGTCGTGATCCCAGCTTCCGTTATGATTCTATGATCCCGTTCGTATGCTTCGAAATCCACCACCATGAAATTCCACCTTTTGTCTgcaattgtttcaaaagctaACTTTGCctctcttttcattttcagttCATATgcatgttttctttctctctcCTTTAATGGTCTGTCTGCTCCAAGCgttccttttccttgtcCCTTCGCCATGTGTATGATGTCCATTAGTTGATCCTATGGATTAAAGAAACTGATGTACTTGTCGATTTCTATACTCAAGAAGCTTCTGTTATCATTAAAGGactaaaaaatgaataaatatttggaaGGTAACGGTGTCTTCGTATAATTTTGTGACCTAAATGGTACTTGAAGGccataaacaaatgaaaacaaggaaaggATAAAACTTCGTTTTCAATTGAGAACTTAAAAGAAGACTGAATCCtaaaaatattttgttaGTTGGTTTGCTAGCTTGGCTATGTCTTCTATATCAGCAGGGTCAATTGCTATGAAACAGTCAGTTCAGTTAAAGAAcaattttgcaaatttgaacatattcttttttggaaaaatggATATTTGGAGGGTACGCATAGCGATCACGGTGTACTGAAACATACATGTCGTTCCTGAACAACGAATTTGAACTGAAACATaccaaataaaagaaaattaatgTTTCATTACTAAGTCACCACGTTTGTGCACCTTCACACACATCCGTATTTCGTGTTtatgcttcttcaatttcagaATTCCATTAGAGAGGACATTTTGAGAGTAAAATGAGAGAatcaatttattttcatttttggaCAccttaattttttaaagaagcatcttataaaagataaagtAAGCAATTTGAACTCGAAATCGCTTTATGTTTATTAAGACACCTCAATATAAAGTTGAGGAAGATCAAACAATAGTTTAAAAAACTCGAATTAAGAGTCGAATTAAGAGAAAACGAAGCAAGGAAATGAGTTTACTGATACTtgaattcatttgtttAATCTTTGCATCGAGAACTTAGAATACTCGAGGCTTTTTACTTGGTGTTCCGCAAGGACTATCGAGGCCATGGAGAGAATGAATTAGAATAAATTAATTGTAAATTCAGGAACATTCCCTACACATAGACCTAGTCGGTAACTCCTTGCAAAGACAATTCTCTTGAGATCACGGAGCTGACATTGTGATATTTAATTTGCTATTATAGCTAGTTTCTTAaatataaaggaaaagagcTACATTCTGTAATTACGGTAAAAAAAACGTTCACGCGTAATAAATGTGAAAGCAGGTTCAACAAATTCCTCTACTTATCCTTTCGCCAAGTACATTCAACACCAAACACAATGCGAAAATTAACTAATTCCAAAGAGAAAGAGgataaaaaacatttaaaatcaaaaagcaatacaaacaaacagaCACAACATAAAAAACCGGCGaagatgaaagaagaattgacaTCgacagaaaaagaacaaacgTCAGACAAGCCCACGATGGGTTTAGGTGCTGGTTTGCTGGAAAAGGTTAAGGATATAGTCTATAAATCGGATCCATCTGACTTTAAAAAGCCAaataataagaaaaaaccCGCATCCAACAAGCAATCAGAGAAGCCTTTTGGTAAAAAGCCTGATtcgaaagagaaaatatCATCATCTTCCAAGACTCCTCCTTctaatgaaaataaaggagacatacaaaaaaaacccaacgaaaaagaatataaaacTGCAAGATCTAAAAAGCAGAAGGAGAAGAcaccaaaaccaaaaacacCATCTGCAACGACGGATGAAAATGCTTTAACGAAACCTAAAAGTTCGAAGGAAAAGCGGtcaaagaagaacaagGATGATAAAGAGGCTGTTTCtgaggaaaatgaaagcaaagagTCTCAACGGCCAGCTtccacaaaaaaaaacgacaAGAGCGCGAGACGAAAGCAGGTTTACGAAAAGTACTACACTCGTCAAGAAGTAATTGAAGGCTTAAATTCAGGAAAGTTATTCAAAGGAGTTCTACGTATTCTTGACAACCATCGAAGTGCGTTTGTTTGTATGGAAGATCGGTCCGATTTCTACATTGATGGCCCTATTGCTCGGAATCGTGCTCTGCACAACGATGTAGTTGTCGTTGAACCAATTCAAGGTAAGAAGGAAAATAGCAATAGTGATGAACACAACATGAGCTCTAATGAGGATCAGCCTATGGCGAACGAAGACGGAGACCTATCCGAAACTGAACAGCAGCTTGAATCGTTGGAATTAAATGAAGAACCTGCACCGAAGGTTGACAATCCAAAGTCTTGCGCAAAGGTTGTCTCTAttgaaaaacgaaatttaGTAAACACGATCATTGGTATTATTCGTCCTCCTGGATGGTCAATATCAAACCACGAAAATGTTTCCACCAAGAGTGATTTTGCAGTCTTCATACCGAAAGACAAGCGTATGCCATTTATTACTATACACAAGAATGATTTGGGTGATCTGAAGGTTCACGATTGGATCGAAAACATTCTAAACCATAAGTCAACGTTATTCGCTGCTAGGATTTTGAGATGGTCCACTTATTCACGATATCCGATGGGagttttgaaagaagaactaGGTTCTGTAACGAATGTAGAAGATTATACAAACGCATTACTCTTAGAAAATGGGATTTCCAGTGAGCCTTTTAGCCGTGAAGTACTAGAATGTTTGCCAGCTGAGGATTGGAGAATCACAGAGGAAGAATTAGCGAAGCGACGAGATTTTCGAAATGACATCGTCATAACTATAGATCCTGATACAGCTAAAGATCTGGATGATGCTGTTTCCTGTAAATATTTGGGTAATGGGACTTATGAACTTGGTGTCCATATTGCTGATGTGGGTCATTTTATGAAGCCAGATACTCCTCTTGATACGGAGGCTGCTTCTCGAGCCACGACCTTCTATCTTGTGCAAAAGGCAATCCCCATGTTACCCTCATTACTATGTGAGCGTTTATGTTCGTTGAATCCCCAAGTAGAGCGACTTGCATTTAGTGTTACTTGGAAGATGAATAAGGACGGTAAAGAGGTCGGTGAACGCTGGTTTGGTAAAAGTGTCATTAAGACGTGTTCCCGGCTTGCTTATGGCGAGGCACAAAACATCATAGAGGGAAAGTCTTGGGCCGAAGGTGTTGGCAAACCTATAGGAGGAAACCATTCTGCGAAAGATGTGGAGGAAATTATAATGGTGCTTTGCGAAATCTCAAGAAAGTTGCGGGCACAAAGATTCGCAAAAGGAGCTGTGGAAATTAATTCTACAGAACTAAAATTTCAGTTGAATGAATATGGATTGCCAGACATGTGTGAAGTATATGAGCAAAAAGAAGCGAATCACTTGATTGAAGAGTTCATGTTACTCGCGAATCGGTCAGTTGCAGAAAAGATAAGTAATTCATTTCCTGCGAACGCTTTGTTACGTCGACACGCAAGtcctaaagaaaaacaaattaatgATTTTTGCAAGTTTATGGAAGGATTGAAGTTTAACTTTGAtgcttcctcttcctcttcctttAATGACTCAATGAATCGATTAAGAAGTTTCTTCAATCCTGACTTGGTGGAGCTTTTCGAGAATATGGCTGTACGTTCTCTTAATCGTGCTGAATACTTTTGTACGGGTGATTTTCCTGAGCGCAGTGATTGGCATCATTACgcactttcttttaacCATTATACACACTTCACTTCACCCATCCGAAGATATCCGGATGTGATTGTCCATCGTTTGTTAGAAAACGCATTAAAGCAAAAGTCACCTAATTTGTCCAAGAAGGTGTGTTCAAAGCATGCGGAGCATAGCAACGAACAACGCGATAAAGCAAACACTGTTCAAGAGGATAGTCAGCAACTGTTCTTATCTGTATTCATTTCGGAGTATTGTAAAAAACATGGTGTATCTTCCATGCCTGTTACGGCTTTTGCGACAAGAATTCAAGATCGTTCAATTGACGTTTATGTCTCTCAATACGGAATTTCTAATCGAGTAGAACTACAAAACGGAAACAATATAAAGAGCTATAGGATATTACCGGATGACACAGCTGTAATCATTAAGAAGCAAGACGACTCGGAGACAAAGATTTCTTTGACAGATAAGTTTCAGGTGTACATGTATTCTGATTACAGTCGTACCTTTTTTTCAGTCCGCTGTTCGTTATTTCCGAAAACGTAATGTTTTATTTGGATACAAAGACAAGTTGAGCAAGTGCTAATGGGCAAGTATGACaatgatttttgtttattcattctttttcagcttcaacttaatgaatttattgTTAAAAGTACAAAATGTGCTGTCTATGTTTGACGATGAAAGCGACGTTTGACGATTTCCGTTGCATGTGTTATGTCCAGTCATTTATGCATTTGGCTCAATAAAGAATCAAATGgaaataccttttttttcctttagtttatgaatactttttttaagacagaaaaaattatttcaaTATGAATGAATACctaattttattttagttGGAAGTAACAGTTTAGCCGTTACCTATTATAAGCTGGTTCATCTTTAAGACATGGTCTTTTCTCTGAAGTGTAGAAACGAGGACATGgatttttatattcatGCTGCTACGATTCTTGATGATTTAAGTCAGAGAAAAGGTTCTATTAAGCAACTCGTATTTAATTCAAAGAAGCATGATCCTAAACGGACGTACGCGCTGGTCTGCGAGACTttaaaatgtaaataaaagcaaatgaaGTTTTAGCAGGTGTctaacaaaaaaaacagataAACATGTTTTGGACGAAGTTATACAATGTGCAAAGCTACCGGATTTagagaaaaaggtaaacaaaacgagCTGAGCTGTTTGGATGCTTACCAGGAAAACGAtatagataaaaaaaaaccttgtAAGGGTTTTGGTACATGATTTATTGATGTCAAAGCGTGGAATAAGTGCATCGACGGGCTCGATAAAAGAAGCGATTTTGCAACACAAGACTCGGTTGAATGCAGAGTTTGTAAAGCTGAAAATCCGCAACAAAGTAAAGTCGCACGAAGAGTTAGCATTGAAGAACCCAGTTACTATCCCTCGTTGGGTTCGGATAAATACAGTTAAAGCGACGAAAGAAGAAGTACTTAAGCAATTGGCACTGACCCAGGTGTCTTCTCTAAAAGAAGTGGGACCAGGAAAATATTACATGGATGAAATTATAGATAACTTAATTGCACTTGACAGTGAAATTTCCTTGACCAACGAAAGTTGCTACCAGGATGGAAAGATTATTATTCAAGACAAAGCTTCGTGTATCCCTGCAGCGATTTTGGGGAATCAGCgacaaacaaaagtagGAGACATCATTGACGGATGTGCGGCTCCTGGTAACAAGACAACTCATTTGGCAGCTTTGTTTCCCACTGCAAaaatatttgct
This window harbors:
- the rcm1 gene encoding rRNA (cytosine-5-)-methyltransferase Rcm1; the protein is MDFYIHAATILDDLSQRKGSIKQLVFNSKKHDPKRTYALVCETLKYKHVLDEVIQCAKLPDLEKKIKKNLVRVLVHDLLMSKRGISASTGSIKEAILQHKTRLNAEFVKLKIRNKVKSHEELALKNPVTIPRWVRINTVKATKEEVLKQLALTQVSSLKEVGPGKYYMDEIIDNLIALDSEISLTNESCYQDGKIIIQDKASCIPAAILGNQRQTKVGDIIDGCAAPGNKTTHLAALFPTAKIFAFERDGQRVQTLQKMVNISGVQNVEIIHGDFTRSDPMDSKFANVTHILLDPSCSGSGIVSRQDFLLEESEQDVVEDVSRLENLCSFQSTILKHALQFPESRYVTYSTCSVHRLENEQVVCDVLSQNPQWKCNTLENTFPQWEDRGIPEYCTDPTMAKSMIRCVPGKFGTIGFFVCNLYHPGRAGNLSEKDISNAVDNNAKRKRKNKKKKSTKRKKEKKLEVAESSTTDATV
- a CDS encoding SPAC2C4.08-like, conserved protein, producing the protein MDIIHMAKGQGKGTLGADRPLKERERKHAYELKMKREAKLAFETIADKRWNFMVVDFEAYERDHRIITEAGITTRVSDQWQSFHYRLTNHSHLRNGKYVPDEVDNFRFGQSLFLTKAVLREKLNEILQIPSIILVAHGIPNELRYLQLLGVTIPSKVITLDTQNIFSYFEASKLGLNLSEMYVGLRNMLKMLNIPPFCLHNAGNDSKYTSDALQLMVAAFDASMFRDMPIEI
- a CDS encoding mitochondrial calcium uniporter regulator, with protein sequence MRILSRYPICSKISPVPNFSNPCLFSPSFIKSNTPLFIPRRLYHGFNTLGFIRGLQEVGIQKKNAEIFTKTISKIYADSHKKMSGYLVTKEQQDRVMYQQKVDFAHLRSELQSIERQEMAALHAQAGQLFSDIERLRTSFRDQLNNSTAEARLQLSIERLNHYDEASLQELKLRELSAEIDTEMSNFRTQLATYKTQTLQWLLGIVTGSGALLLAYARLII
- the dis32 gene encoding 3'-5'-exoribonuclease activity Dis3L2 — encoded protein: MRKLTNSKEKEDKKHLKSKSNTNKQTQHKKPAKMKEELTSTEKEQTSDKPTMGLGAGLLEKVKDIVYKSDPSDFKKPNNKKKPASNKQSEKPFGKKPDSKEKISSSSKTPPSNENKGDIQKKPNEKEYKTARSKKQKEKTPKPKTPSATTDENALTKPKSSKEKRSKKNKDDKEAVSEENESKESQRPASTKKNDKSARRKQVYEKYYTRQEVIEGLNSGKLFKGVLRILDNHRSAFVCMEDRSDFYIDGPIARNRALHNDVVVVEPIQGKKENSNSDEHNMSSNEDQPMANEDGDLSETEQQLESLELNEEPAPKVDNPKSCAKVVSIEKRNLVNTIIGIIRPPGWSISNHENVSTKSDFAVFIPKDKRMPFITIHKNDLGDLKVHDWIENILNHKSTLFAARILRWSTYSRYPMGVLKEELGSVTNVEDYTNALLLENGISSEPFSREVLECLPAEDWRITEEELAKRRDFRNDIVITIDPDTAKDLDDAVSCKYLGNGTYELGVHIADVGHFMKPDTPLDTEAASRATTFYLVQKAIPMLPSLLCERLCSLNPQVERLAFSVTWKMNKDGKEVGERWFGKSVIKTCSRLAYGEAQNIIEGKSWAEGVGKPIGGNHSAKDVEEIIMVLCEISRKLRAQRFAKGAVEINSTELKFQLNEYGLPDMCEVYEQKEANHLIEEFMLLANRSVAEKISNSFPANALLRRHASPKEKQINDFCKFMEGLKFNFDASSSSSFNDSMNRLRSFFNPDLVELFENMAVRSLNRAEYFCTGDFPERSDWHHYALSFNHYTHFTSPIRRYPDVIVHRLLENALKQKSPNLSKKVCSKHAEHSNEQRDKANTVQEDSQQLFLSVFISEYCKKHGVSSMPVTAFATRIQDRSIDVYVSQYGISNRVELQNGNNIKSYRILPDDTAVIIKKQDDSETKISLTDKFQVYMYSDYSRTFFSVRCSLFPKT